The DNA region AGGCACCGAGCCAGTGTCCAAGCTGGACTTCATCTTGAATGAAAGCCGGAACCTGGCGAAGGAGAAAATGAGCCCCGAGCTGGAAAGCCTGGCTTTGGCGCTCGGCGTTGACGGCTACCACGGCTGGGGCGAGTTTTACGACACCATCGTCAGCAAAATTCAGATTCCGTACGAAGAGAACGGCGAGACCAAGCTGCTCTCCGCCGGACAAGCCTTTAACAAAATGCATGATCCTAACCGAGAGGTACGGCAATCGATGTTTGAGAAATGGGAGGCAGCATGGGGGGCAGCGGCGGATTACTGCGCGGATACCCTGAACCATCTGTCCGGCTTCCGGCTGAAGCTGTATGAGAACCGGGGCTGGGACGATGTGTTGAAAGAGCCGCTCGCGATCGGCCGGATGAGCCGCGAGACGCTGGATACGATGTGGGCGGTCATTCAGGATACGAAGCCTGTGCTGGTGGAGTACTTGAATCGGAAGGCGAAGCTGCTGGGTCTTGACGGGCTGTCGTGGACCGACGTGGATGCGCCGATCCGCACGTCGGCAGCCAAAATTTCCTATGACGACGCTGCGGTTAATATCGTAGAGCAGTTCCGCAAATTCAGTCCGAAGCTGGCCGACTTCTCCCAAATGGCATTCGATAAAGGCTGGATTGAGGTTGAGGACCGTCCCGGCAAGAGACCTGGCGGCTTCTGTACTTCGTTCCCGGCCAGCGAGCAGACGCGGATCTTCATGACGTTTGGCGGAACCGCCTCGAACGTGTCTACGCTGGCTCATGAATTGGGACATGCGTACCATCAATTCCTGATGCGCGGAATTCCCGTGCTCAACCAAAGATATGCGATGAACGTCGCCGAAACTGCTTCGACCTTCGCTGAAATGATCGTATTTGACGCAATGGTGAAAGGGGCGTCCACCGAGGAAGAGAAGCTGGCATTGCTGGAGGAGAAAATTCAGAACAGCGTTGCGTTCTTTATGAACATCCATGCAAGATTCCTGTTCGAGACCCGTTTCTATGAGAAACGGAAGAGCGGGCTGCTCAGCGCCGAGGAAATTTCGGACCTCATGGTGGAGGCGCAGAAAGAGGCCTATTGCGACGCTTTGACATCTTACCATCCTCATTTCTGGGCATCCAAGCTGCATTTCTATATTACGGGAACACCGTTCTATAACTTCCCGTACACATTCGGCTACATGTTCAGCACCGGCCTCTACGTTCGCGCCCTGCAGGAAGGCCCTGCTTTTGCTGAAAAATACGATGCACTTCTCCGTGACACGGGCGTCATGACGGTTGAGGATCTGGCGAAAAAGCATCTGGACGTCGATTTGACCCAGCGCGATTTTTGGCAAAGCGCGGCGGATTTATGCGTATCGGATATCAGACAGTTTCTGCAATTAACCGAGCATTTGGCATAAGGTGCCGAATGCATCGCGGAAATACGATAAAAGAAGCTCCTTGCGGGCTTCTTTTTTTGTCGCATAGGGGAGAAAAATGCCGGAAGATACGGAAATGCATTTAAGTAATTGTGCAATTTTAGTCATATATACCCAATTATGTTGAATTATGTTGATGGAACATTTTCATTCCCTTATAATGAGTCATAAGCCCTAATATTAGGGAGGATTTACTAATAAAGGAGGGGTGACGATATGGTGCAATTGGATCAGTTATCGCTGGCCAGACAGTTGGATATCGTGTTTCGCGAGCTGGAGGAAGAACTTGGAGGGCTGACCTCAGGTACGGTATTTGTACAAATACGAAATAATATCATCGGCAAATTCGGTATCCGGCACAATCCGTTGGCCGGGCGAAACGGGGTGATAGCACCTTGTGAGGAGGGGTTAAGCGAAGCTCAGCAGTATTCGTTTCGGATGATGGCGCTTGAAAGCCTAAAGCATAAGCGGCATTGGACGCACGGTGAAATCAGTTACGAGTTTATGGTGCGGCAAGGCATGGTTGTGGTGGATGCTATTCTCGAGTCGAATTACAATATGGCGAGCTTAATGATACGATATCCCCGGCATACATATCCCGAAGCGGCTTCGAAGTCCTGAAATTATTGTTTGTTCATACCATAATAACAGCGAAAGAGGCGATCTTTGGGGAGAAGATCGCCTCTTTCTATTTATGGCTGGAGGGAAGAGATGCGATTACAGGTTCGAACGACCCGATAATTGCTGCTCAGCCAGTTGTACCAGACGCTTAGTGATGTAACCTCCCAATGAACCAGTTTCACGGGAAGTGTAGTTACCCATGTAGCCGTCTTGCGGAAGAGTTACACCCAGTTCTTGAGCAGCTTCTACTTTCAATTGTTGAAGAGCTGCAGTCGCTTGAGGAACAACCAGGTTGTTAGAAGAACGTCCTTGAGCCATGTCATGTCACCTCCTTTGAGATTGTATGAGGATATTATGACCTGAAAGATAGGGATCTCATTCGCCATCAAGGGAGTAACGGGGCTGGTAAAATTAGGCGGCGCGAGCATCCTGCTCTGGTTAAGGACATTAAAAAACAGCCCTTCCGGATTGGAGGGCTGCCATTCTATCAAGCAGTATGCTTGGCGCTTCCGCGTTTCTTCCAATAAGATCAATGATCAATGATCAAGTCGTCTAAATGTCGAGCCGATATTGCCATCATTCGACATTTCCGCCATGGACAACACGAATACGGGTTTGCAATTCGACGGATGCTCCGGCCTCGAGATGAATCAGGCCAGTCTCGTCGCTGGATAAGTTCAGGTTGGG from Paenibacillus ihbetae includes:
- a CDS encoding M3 family oligoendopeptidase, which produces MTLQQTWNLETIFPGGSSSPELASFLETLEKDMQALQQDVKHLSVPATIGDAKALEAFMEQFQSCYARVREASAFVSCLTAQNVNDKKAVQLSGRVTSLSASLQSVKSRFDNVLRGMNDELWTAWTGTEPVSKLDFILNESRNLAKEKMSPELESLALALGVDGYHGWGEFYDTIVSKIQIPYEENGETKLLSAGQAFNKMHDPNREVRQSMFEKWEAAWGAAADYCADTLNHLSGFRLKLYENRGWDDVLKEPLAIGRMSRETLDTMWAVIQDTKPVLVEYLNRKAKLLGLDGLSWTDVDAPIRTSAAKISYDDAAVNIVEQFRKFSPKLADFSQMAFDKGWIEVEDRPGKRPGGFCTSFPASEQTRIFMTFGGTASNVSTLAHELGHAYHQFLMRGIPVLNQRYAMNVAETASTFAEMIVFDAMVKGASTEEEKLALLEEKIQNSVAFFMNIHARFLFETRFYEKRKSGLLSAEEISDLMVEAQKEAYCDALTSYHPHFWASKLHFYITGTPFYNFPYTFGYMFSTGLYVRALQEGPAFAEKYDALLRDTGVMTVEDLAKKHLDVDLTQRDFWQSAADLCVSDIRQFLQLTEHLA
- a CDS encoding alpha/beta-type small acid-soluble spore protein, with translation MAQGRSSNNLVVPQATAALQQLKVEAAQELGVTLPQDGYMGNYTSRETGSLGGYITKRLVQLAEQQLSGRSNL